A genomic window from Lotus japonicus ecotype B-129 chromosome 1, LjGifu_v1.2 includes:
- the LOC130732701 gene encoding cation/H(+) antiporter 15-like produces MGDSARNACYNVSVIHPNRIWQTDNVVKSELSVLAFQICFTAFFSSIFFYIYKRLLQPRLLSQIAVGFILTSPFIGNYASVFQFIYPVRGVINIEVLGNLGLIFYSFLSGLEMNLNTILNANKKAKSIAVAGIAFPMVMAPTLYVMHRKVYMGPVFYKLEEDTTHAYLLWTLVITVTGFPVVAQSLSDLKLLHTGLGKTALTAAMISDSYAWILFTLVVPFCINAKGAMYAVVCTIVFIIFSVFVLHPVVEKYINQKTENDDWNDRELVFVGMGVLAFSYLTDLLGTHGIVGAFVYGLILPHGKFSDMVMSATDDFATGFLAPTYFAGVGLRLTLPAIFNQDNWHLTLLVVLLLCVPKILSTLFTGFFFGMRNQEGLALGLIMNTKGAMALIMLNIAWDRGILSPATYTVITSAVLLMTAVVSPILNIMYKPRKIFGQNKLKTILKLRPDAELRILACVHNTRQATGMIKLIESFNATRLSPLHVFALYLIEFTKRGAALVAAHMEKPNHHNGVQNLTTTQAELENITSMFVEYGEKHDAARVHTLSVMSNYNTIHQDIHFTANEKHTSLILLPFHKHLSSEKVLEITSPVYRDINQMVMHDAPCSVGIFVDRFPGNLPENNFHILMLFIGGPHDREALAVARRMAGKAGVTLTVVRFIFLDELAEVDTKSYPEEQEFLSFMMDIEQQRELDDEYVSSFRLKTVNMSDDSISYSEIGVHSITDINTVLNEIENNGCDLYIVGQGNFKNSRVFSNLLVWSDCPELGVMGDILASKDFSPRSSVLVVQQYGFGGLVSGKDPNLVRVQVA; encoded by the exons ATGGGGGATTCTGCAAGAAATGCATGCTACAATGTATCTGTGATTCATCCCAATCGAATCTGGCAAACAGATAATGTTGTAAAATCAGAGCTCAGTGTTCTCGCCTTTCAAATTTGCTTCACTGCATTCTTCTCTAGTATTTTCTTCTACATCTATAAACGCCTCCTACAACCACGTCTACTTTCCCAAATCGCT GTTGGCTTCATCCTAACGAGCCCATTTATAGGGAATTACGCATCTGTTTTTCAGTTCATTTATCCTGTAAGAGGGGTCATAAACATTGAAGTGCTAGGAAACCTTGGATTGATATTCTACTCATTCCTCAGTGGGTTGGAAATGAACTTGAATACCATTCTAAATGCCAATAAGAAAGCCAAAAGCATCGCCGTTGCTGGGATCGCGTTTCCCATGGTGATGGCACCAACCTTATATGTTATGCATCGAAAAGTTTACATGGGACCTGTTTTCTACAAACTTGAAGAAGACACAACTCATGCTTATTTACTTTGGACTCTAGTTATCACTGTAACAGGTTTTCCAGTCGTAGCTCAGTCCCTTTCTGATCTCAAGCTCCTACATACGGGTCTCGGCAAAACTGCTTTAACAGCAGCCATGATTAGTGATTCCTATGCATGGATTCTTTTCACATTAGTGGTTCCATTTTGTATTAATGCTAAAGGAGCAATGTACGCAGTGGTATGTACCATAGTATTCATTATCTTTAGCGTCTTTGTGCTACATCCTGTCGTCGAAAAGTATATTAACCAAAAGACCGAAAATGATGACTGGAACGACAGGGAGCTAGTCTTTGTGGGGATGGGGGTCTTAGCTTTTTCATACTTAACAGATCTTCTTGGAACCCATGGGATTGTTGGTGCTTTTGTGTATGGACTCATTCTACCTCATGGAAAATTTTCTGACATGGTTATGTCAGCTACAGATGATTTTGCTACTGGGTTTCTGGCACCAACCTACTTCGCTGGAGTTGGACTAAGACTCACATTACCAGCTATTTTTAACCAAGATAATTGGCACTTGACATTGCTAGTTGTACTCTTGCTGTGTGTTCCAAAGATTTTAAGCACTTTGTTCACTGGTTTCTTCTTCGGCATGCGCAACCAAGAAGGTCTAGCTCTGGGCTTGATTATGAATACCAAGGGTGCCATGGCATTGATCATGCTAAACATTGCTTGGGATAGAGgg ATATTATCTCCAGCAACCTACACTGTTATTACCTCTGCTGTTCTCCTAATGACTGCAGTGGTGTCTCCAATCCTTAACATCATGTACAAGCCTAGAAAGATATTTGGGCAGAATAAGCTAAAGACAATACTAAAGCTAAGACCTGATGCAGAGCTTCGAATTCTGGCGTGTGTCCACAATACTCGCCAAGCCACCGGCATGATCAAGTTAATTGAATCCTTTAATGCGACAAGACTTTCTCCGTTACATGTTTTTGCACTCTACCTTATCGAGTTCACCAAACGCGGTGCTGCGCTTGTTGCTGCCCACATGGAGAAGCCTAACCATCATAACGGAGTGCAAAACCTGACCACAACACAGGCAGAGTTAGAGAACATTACTAGCATGTTCGTAGAATACGGAGAGAAACATGATGCTGCAAGAGTCCATACATTAAGTGTCATGTCAAACTACAACACCATTCATCAAGACATACACTTCACAGCAAATGAGAAACACACAAGCCTAATTCTCCTTCCATTCCATAAACATTTATCTTCAGAAAAGGTGTTAGAGATAACTAGTCCTGTATATAGAGATATAAACCAAATGGTAATGCATGATGCACCTTGTTCTGTGGGAATCTTTGTTGATCGTTTTCCTGGGAACTTACCGGAAAATAATTTCCACATTCTCATGCTTTTTATTGGTGGTCCTCATGACCGTGAAGCACTGGCTGTTGCGCGGAGGATGGCGGGGAAGGCAGGAGTCACGCTTACGGTGGTTCGATTCATATTTCTTGATGAATTAGCAGAGGTGGATACAAAAAGTTACCCTGAAGAGCAAGAGTTTTTATCTTTTATGATGGACATTGAGCAACAGAGAGAGTTGGATGATGAGTACGTGAGTTCATTCAGACTCAAAACAGTGAATATGAGTGATGATTCTATATCCTACTCAGAGATTGGTGTACATTCGATTACTGATATCAACACAGTCCTGAATGAGATAGAAAACAATGGCTGCGATTTATACATAGTTGGACAAGGAAATTTTAAGAACTCCCGTGTGTTCTCGAATTTATTGGTGTGGTCTGATTGCCCAGAACTTGGAGTTATGGGGGATATTCTTGCGTCAAAGGATTTTAGTCCACGTTCATCTGTGTTGGTTGTGCAGCAGTATGGGTTTGGAGGATTGGTTTCTGGAAAAGATCCTAACCTTGTGAGGGTTCAAGTTGCTTGA